One window of Silurus meridionalis isolate SWU-2019-XX chromosome 9, ASM1480568v1, whole genome shotgun sequence genomic DNA carries:
- the pigx gene encoding phosphatidylinositol-glycan biosynthesis class X protein, protein MLSLYFVLTVLHVTFCGASGKDDGGCAFAPSWLDSVVMSMKISKQGFHRDLVYEVRHEPRSRPVKALLLHRLPSGVYMDQYQLADLREEMGLQVLLDSALDLESPAHISSAFSALVFLSPPEPLQAAVPVHGRYHKASSSGGWEHVIIDPPKLLLRPEHCDTVDPGLPHRLVDAPCTIHNQSLCSWLEIHGLQVSKVSLELPVGDSSLTIPVCAVTTLVSLLCSAFLFRAVWKRGIF, encoded by the exons ATGCTAAGCTTATATTTTGTACTAACTGTGTTGCATGTTACATTTTGTGGAGCTTCGGGAAAAG ATGATGGCGGTTGTGCTTTTGCGCCCTCTTGGCTTGACTCAGTGGTCATGTCGATGAAGATTAGTAAACAAGGCTTCCACAG GGACCTTGTTTATGAGGTTCGACATGAGCCGCGATCACGTCCTGTCAAGGCTCTGCTTCTTCACAGACTGCCCAGTGGAGTTTACATGGATCAGTATCAGCTTGCAGATTTGAGGGAGGAGATGGGATTACAG GTGCTCCTAGATTCAGCTTTAGATCTCGAGAGCCCGGCCCACATTTCCTCCGCTTTCTCTGCACTGGTTTTCCTCAGCCCTCCTGAGCCTCTACAGGCAGCAGTTCCTGTCCATGGCCGGTACCACAAGGCGTCTAGTTCAGGAGGATGGGAACATGTGATCATCGATCCGCCAAAATTGCTGCTTCGTCCAGAACACT GTGACACTGTAGACCCTGGATTACCACACAGGCTGGTTGATGCACCTTGCACAATTCACAACCAGAGTTTATGTTCATGGTTGGAGATCCATGGATTACAG GTGTCAAAAGTGAGTCTCGAGCTTCCAGTGGGCGATTCCTCGCTGACCATCCCAGTGTGTGCAGTAACAACACTAGTATCTCTGCTGTGTAGTGCGTTTCTCTTCAGGGCCGTCTGGAAACGAGGCATCTTCTGA